A window from Pseudomonas campi encodes these proteins:
- a CDS encoding lipopolysaccharide core biosynthesis protein, with protein sequence MQRYASYPMLAMNGSISCFAEAGIAPYFYLCDDSSFVRNRLPLLLQATELAANLALSPRVIESLLEREPHALDGRSVYDFERVNRPPEGGEAMGDRAFARMARRDADYECNFSWFRQKPNRIGFSRNLEKGYFSSRTIPYAGIQMAYHLGFSQVFVVGMDLDSSKGRFYEQGGDAVRSRIDGDYDDYILPCFELMAERVIKPDFQVYNLSLHSRLPAQLVPKLGLDQLDRLLASS encoded by the coding sequence ATGCAGCGCTATGCCAGTTATCCCATGCTGGCCATGAACGGCTCGATCAGCTGCTTCGCCGAGGCAGGGATTGCTCCGTATTTTTATCTCTGCGATGACAGCAGCTTCGTGCGCAATCGTTTACCGCTGCTGCTGCAGGCCACCGAGCTGGCAGCGAATCTGGCCCTGAGTCCGCGCGTTATCGAGAGTTTGCTGGAGCGTGAGCCGCACGCGCTGGACGGCCGCTCGGTATATGACTTTGAGCGAGTCAATCGTCCACCGGAAGGGGGCGAGGCGATGGGCGATCGGGCGTTTGCTCGCATGGCGCGACGTGATGCGGATTACGAGTGCAATTTTTCCTGGTTCCGCCAGAAGCCGAACCGCATTGGCTTCAGTCGTAACCTGGAGAAGGGTTATTTCAGTAGCAGGACCATACCCTACGCCGGCATCCAGATGGCCTATCACCTGGGGTTCAGCCAGGTTTTCGTGGTCGGCATGGACCTGGATTCCAGCAAGGGGCGCTTCTACGAGCAGGGCGGTGATGCTGTGCGCAGTCGCATTGATGGTGACTACGACGATTACATCCTGCCGTGCTTCGAATTGATGGCTGAGCGGGTGATCAAGCCGGACTTCCAAGTCTACAACCTGTCACTGCACAGCCGCCTGCCCGCGCAACTGGTACCCAAGCTCGGCCTGGATCAACTGGATCGCTTGCTAGCCAGCTCGTAG
- a CDS encoding O-antigen ligase family protein produces MPMWRNCSAWRVECKGWGDNVRLSEWLSPQLLSRWAALGLLVLLCGAWVLPSSKLYHQALIFLLWLPALLALFLCDFRKLLKQPETVLFIALSVWVMVVLGVKGAQDPLGEAKRPVYVLLSLLGVLLASRGQWSIEALLRPAALLGGLFALASVLYFQFFSPHPAGSRLIAIGLWDKAILAAHAIGALAVIGVFLGQKPRSFLWLTLCAVSALGYLTFLALNQTRGVWLALFMVPLAMAFARPTRYGVLAAVAVILLGVLAALLIPEVLMQRGLSYRPELLAGGMRHLLENWTLGFGFNAYEILVPSSGQVFKHPHNMYLDLAIRLGVPGLLLFALLWGCVAWRAWQNRAEPLGRALLALWVFSSIALQTDGIGLWLKPNADWLITWLPVALSMVLAARQSANGGMSPQASRET; encoded by the coding sequence ATGCCGATGTGGCGCAATTGCAGCGCGTGGCGAGTCGAATGCAAAGGTTGGGGCGATAACGTGCGATTGAGTGAATGGTTGTCGCCGCAGTTGTTGTCGCGCTGGGCTGCGCTGGGTTTGCTGGTGCTGCTGTGTGGCGCATGGGTGTTGCCAAGCAGCAAGCTTTATCATCAAGCCCTGATTTTCCTGTTGTGGCTGCCCGCACTGTTGGCCTTGTTCCTGTGCGATTTTCGCAAGCTGCTGAAACAGCCAGAGACGGTGCTGTTTATTGCCCTGTCTGTCTGGGTCATGGTCGTGCTGGGGGTGAAGGGGGCGCAGGATCCGCTGGGTGAAGCCAAGCGGCCGGTGTATGTCCTGCTTTCCCTACTCGGGGTGTTATTGGCTTCCAGGGGGCAGTGGTCTATCGAGGCGCTCCTGCGCCCTGCGGCTCTGCTCGGTGGTTTATTCGCACTGGCTTCCGTGCTGTATTTTCAGTTTTTCTCCCCGCATCCGGCGGGCTCGCGGCTGATTGCCATCGGCCTGTGGGATAAGGCAATCCTGGCCGCCCATGCGATTGGTGCACTGGCGGTCATTGGGGTCTTTCTCGGTCAGAAGCCGCGAAGTTTCCTCTGGTTGACGCTTTGTGCGGTAAGCGCGCTCGGCTATCTGACGTTCCTGGCTCTTAACCAGACGCGTGGTGTCTGGCTGGCATTGTTCATGGTGCCGCTGGCTATGGCTTTTGCCCGACCGACCCGCTACGGCGTGCTCGCGGCAGTAGCGGTAATTCTGCTCGGCGTGCTGGCTGCTCTTCTGATCCCCGAAGTCTTGATGCAGCGAGGCCTGTCCTACCGACCGGAGTTGTTGGCGGGAGGTATGCGTCATCTGCTGGAAAACTGGACGCTGGGATTTGGCTTCAATGCTTATGAAATCCTGGTGCCGAGCAGTGGGCAGGTGTTCAAACACCCGCACAATATGTACCTGGACTTGGCTATTCGCCTGGGCGTGCCCGGGCTATTGCTGTTCGCTCTGCTCTGGGGCTGTGTGGCCTGGCGCGCGTGGCAGAATAGGGCTGAGCCTTTGGGGCGGGCGTTACTGGCGCTGTGGGTGTTCTCCAGTATTGCCCTGCAAACGGATGGCATCGGTCTGTGGCTCAAGCCTAATGCCGACTGGCTGATTACCTGGCTACCCGTTGCGCTGAGCATGGTTCTCGCGGCAAGACAGTCGGCAAATGGCGGTATGAGTCCGCAAGCCTCAAGGGAAACATAG
- a CDS encoding capsular biosynthesis protein: MNKVLFFALAKHQRLYFQRLLDETALEGKVVVPAQMPWPRLWQLPQVVKRINWPQLIEEKCHERRVKRKYEGGLYKLLLRLELAWVALRVQALLLREQPVNVAMWNGSHRYCQLLLALLPQDCQTFFFENGLLPNTTTLDTKGVNYRNSVPRDAAFFRDYQAPEGGASAELALVPRKPRNTGLPVIELPERFVFIPFQDDRDTQVRLFSPWVADMRQLFALGERLAAETGMTVVFKEHPASRESYPELHARSNERLLFANGNNTQALIQASQFVITLNSTVGLESILLGKPVLTLGQAFFNIPGLVAHADSTGELIAQARAFPDWSLDERIRENFLRYMAAEYCVEGGWLDADVAQLQRVASRMQRLGR; this comes from the coding sequence ATGAACAAGGTTTTATTCTTCGCCCTGGCCAAGCATCAACGCCTGTATTTCCAGCGCCTGCTCGATGAAACGGCGCTTGAGGGCAAGGTGGTGGTTCCCGCCCAGATGCCTTGGCCAAGGCTTTGGCAATTGCCGCAGGTGGTCAAGCGTATCAATTGGCCGCAGCTGATCGAGGAGAAGTGCCACGAGCGGCGGGTCAAACGCAAGTACGAGGGCGGGCTGTACAAGCTGTTGCTGCGTCTGGAACTGGCCTGGGTGGCTCTGCGCGTGCAGGCTTTGCTGCTGCGCGAACAGCCCGTCAATGTGGCGATGTGGAACGGCTCGCACCGCTATTGTCAGCTGCTGTTGGCGCTGCTGCCGCAGGACTGCCAGACGTTCTTCTTCGAGAACGGCCTGCTGCCGAACACCACGACACTGGATACCAAGGGCGTCAACTACCGCAACTCGGTGCCGCGCGATGCCGCTTTCTTCCGCGACTACCAGGCGCCGGAGGGAGGGGCCAGTGCAGAGCTGGCGCTGGTGCCGCGCAAACCGCGCAATACCGGGCTGCCGGTGATCGAGCTGCCCGAGCGCTTCGTCTTTATCCCGTTCCAGGATGATCGCGACACCCAGGTGCGGCTGTTCTCCCCCTGGGTCGCGGACATGCGTCAGCTGTTTGCCCTGGGTGAGCGCCTGGCGGCCGAGACCGGCATGACTGTGGTGTTCAAGGAGCACCCGGCCAGCCGCGAGTCGTATCCGGAGCTGCATGCGCGCAGCAATGAGCGGCTGCTGTTCGCCAATGGCAACAATACTCAGGCGCTGATCCAGGCGAGCCAGTTCGTCATCACGCTGAACTCGACTGTGGGGCTGGAAAGCATCCTGCTCGGCAAGCCGGTGCTGACCCTCGGGCAGGCGTTTTTCAATATTCCGGGCCTGGTCGCCCATGCGGACTCCACGGGCGAGCTGATTGCACAGGCGCGTGCATTCCCCGACTGGTCGTTGGATGAGCGCATCCGCGAGAACTTCCTGCGCTACATGGCCGCCGAATACTGTGTCGAAGGTGGTTGGTTGGATGCCGATGTGGCGCAATTGCAGCGCGTGGCGAGTCGAATGCAAAGGTTGGGGCGATAA
- a CDS encoding polysaccharide pyruvyl transferase family protein, with amino-acid sequence MLKAILFNDTSHNKHHGCQIVVKQIYELAAAAGIRIVRACPMRHDWRDDPQLQRDIASADLCLINGEGTLHDDARAAQMLVALAPFCRERGVPCFLINSVWQRNAKLIEPARAFSGIYLRDHRSQDELAAAGIASRVVPDLTLSMIPPPAQAQRQGFLVNGSFYEERTQEAWAALQQVADPALGYLSIQALPLIQTGKGFPAYVWKSLRSRFKAWRARRQAQQATLGSTIERKQIKLLRWKYCATSDAAFLGRLAASQGVITGRFHCVTLCLLTGTPFFAIGSNTHKIEALLEACQLQGRVYPDYASALAARARIAFDDAERLAVANFVSGSRQQAQQMFVEITAAVVAARSPQGRPQ; translated from the coding sequence ATGCTGAAGGCCATCCTCTTCAACGACACGTCGCACAACAAGCATCATGGCTGCCAGATTGTCGTCAAGCAGATCTATGAACTCGCCGCTGCGGCGGGGATTCGTATCGTCAGGGCCTGTCCGATGCGCCACGATTGGCGCGACGACCCGCAGTTGCAGAGGGATATCGCCAGCGCCGATCTGTGCCTGATCAATGGCGAAGGCACGCTGCACGATGATGCACGCGCGGCGCAGATGCTGGTGGCGCTGGCGCCCTTCTGTCGCGAGCGTGGGGTGCCGTGTTTCCTGATCAATAGCGTATGGCAGCGCAATGCCAAACTGATCGAGCCGGCCCGGGCGTTTAGCGGGATCTATCTGCGCGATCACCGCAGCCAGGATGAATTGGCCGCCGCCGGGATCGCCAGCCGAGTGGTGCCCGACCTGACCCTGAGCATGATCCCGCCGCCCGCCCAGGCGCAGCGCCAGGGTTTCCTGGTCAATGGCAGCTTCTATGAGGAGCGCACCCAGGAAGCCTGGGCGGCGCTGCAACAGGTGGCCGACCCTGCGTTGGGCTACCTGAGTATCCAGGCGCTGCCGCTCATCCAGACCGGCAAGGGCTTTCCGGCTTACGTCTGGAAGAGTCTGCGCAGCCGTTTCAAGGCCTGGCGGGCGCGCCGCCAGGCGCAGCAAGCAACGCTGGGAAGTACCATCGAGCGCAAGCAAATCAAGCTGCTGCGTTGGAAGTACTGTGCGACCAGTGATGCCGCTTTCCTCGGGCGTCTGGCCGCTAGCCAGGGTGTCATCACGGGGCGTTTCCACTGCGTTACGCTCTGCCTGCTGACGGGCACGCCATTTTTCGCTATTGGCTCGAATACCCACAAGATTGAAGCACTGCTCGAGGCCTGCCAGTTGCAAGGCCGCGTCTACCCGGACTATGCCTCGGCGCTGGCAGCGCGTGCTCGTATTGCCTTCGACGACGCGGAGCGCCTGGCAGTGGCTAACTTCGTTAGTGGCAGTCGCCAGCAAGCGCAGCAGATGTTTGTTGAAATTACCGCGGCTGTTGTAGCTGCGCGCTCGCCGCAAGGGCGCCCCCAATAG
- a CDS encoding capsule biosynthesis protein encodes MSADAVAMQWANKATALDRYRWLLLRERHGWLGSALRFLREALGDTLFGLLARFRLAAVAGNEPCDFLLLQSAPKVITFQRKKLLIEALRSRGHVLIETALPEARTLLRERLLRRPPQPVPLRYFAYAAHAEWLVEHYTPQVVLNDRNGSLYSPFLRLALNARQALLVHLAHATTVESSRRLGMNDYDYYFLFGQSSLEALQARELRFGCSTALLAGSHMIDTAFDLAPADPARRVLLVLGVGPDKEKEAGYQRTYRLLRDWAARNPDYQVLVKAHPRSQVPFWQQEASVLDNVEVLPRECGLAEALARASLVVNIMSNAVIEAALARRPLLYVNASDDADIFAQERFLGPCVASLEGLQAAVSGIEQDHAAALARSADFAEYHLAHGCAGLTWNIQALTSLLEGCHPSGVSVALTSTVEQ; translated from the coding sequence ATGAGTGCTGACGCCGTTGCTATGCAGTGGGCAAACAAGGCGACAGCTCTGGATCGCTATCGCTGGTTGCTGCTGCGCGAGCGGCACGGCTGGCTTGGCAGCGCATTACGCTTCCTGCGCGAGGCGCTGGGCGACACGCTGTTCGGTTTGCTCGCGCGCTTTCGTCTGGCGGCAGTGGCGGGTAACGAGCCCTGCGACTTCCTACTCCTGCAGTCGGCACCCAAGGTCATTACCTTCCAGCGCAAGAAGCTGCTGATCGAGGCCTTGCGCAGCCGTGGCCACGTCCTGATCGAAACGGCTCTGCCTGAGGCGAGAACCCTTCTGCGCGAACGCCTCCTGCGGCGGCCGCCCCAGCCCGTGCCGCTGCGTTACTTCGCTTATGCGGCGCATGCCGAGTGGCTGGTTGAGCATTACACACCGCAGGTCGTGCTGAATGATCGCAACGGTAGTTTGTATTCGCCGTTCCTGCGTCTGGCGCTGAACGCTCGTCAAGCTCTGCTGGTGCACCTGGCGCATGCCACCACGGTGGAGAGCTCACGGCGGCTGGGCATGAACGACTACGACTATTACTTCTTGTTCGGCCAAAGCTCGCTGGAAGCCTTGCAGGCGCGCGAGTTGCGTTTCGGTTGTTCCACCGCGCTGCTGGCTGGCTCGCACATGATCGATACGGCCTTCGACCTGGCCCCGGCCGATCCGGCGCGGCGGGTGTTGCTGGTGCTGGGTGTCGGGCCGGACAAGGAAAAGGAAGCCGGCTATCAGCGCACCTATCGGCTGTTGCGCGACTGGGCGGCGCGGAATCCCGACTATCAGGTGCTGGTCAAGGCGCATCCGCGCAGCCAGGTACCGTTCTGGCAGCAAGAGGCTTCGGTGTTGGATAACGTCGAGGTGCTGCCGCGCGAGTGTGGTCTGGCCGAGGCCTTGGCGCGCGCATCGCTGGTGGTCAATATCATGTCCAACGCGGTGATCGAAGCCGCCTTGGCGCGGCGCCCGCTGCTTTATGTGAATGCCAGCGATGATGCGGATATCTTCGCCCAGGAGCGCTTTCTGGGCCCCTGTGTTGCGAGCCTCGAAGGCTTGCAAGCAGCAGTCAGTGGCATTGAGCAGGATCATGCGGCGGCTTTGGCGCGCAGTGCCGATTTTGCCGAATATCATCTCGCCCATGGCTGTGCAGGGCTTACCTGGAATATCCAGGCGCTCACGAGCCTGCTGGAAGGTTGCCACCCATCGGGCGTGTCCGTAGCCCTCACATCCACCGTCGAGCAGTAA
- a CDS encoding glycosyltransferase, with the protein MPTRSQPEQWILQFCHGYDGPFLDCARQYAALFAGTPYKVCTVYLTGKPSTEVELGSASDEVIFLDYSSRDVRGLKLKAIRDLKRIAASRDFKLCIAHRFKPIYIALLGSDLPVLGVQHAFGVYQRRSRQWFVNCFRRRLSLLGVSDAVRDDMRACLPGWPAERIETLYNRIDITAVQAAQCSRAVAREALALPQDAWVIGNVGRLHPDKDQATLIRAFAQALPALPSGSLLAIMGSGRLEAALQRLASELGVSQSVRFLGQVANGRNYFKAFDVFALSSDHEPFGMVLLEAMAAGVPLIGSDCGGGREVVAGCGRLFPLGDAAALAQALVLQAQEPADPALQQRMAQRLLEMFSDAAVRQCFWALPQLAELRSA; encoded by the coding sequence CTGCCGACGCGCAGCCAGCCGGAACAGTGGATTTTGCAGTTCTGTCACGGTTATGACGGCCCCTTCCTCGATTGCGCGCGGCAGTACGCCGCGCTGTTTGCCGGTACGCCGTACAAAGTTTGTACGGTCTATCTGACTGGCAAGCCGAGTACGGAAGTCGAGCTAGGCTCGGCTTCCGACGAAGTGATTTTCCTCGATTACTCCAGTCGCGACGTACGCGGCCTCAAGCTCAAGGCGATTCGCGACCTCAAGCGCATCGCCGCTTCGCGGGACTTCAAACTGTGCATCGCCCATCGCTTCAAACCGATCTATATCGCCCTGCTCGGCAGTGATCTGCCGGTGCTCGGTGTGCAGCATGCCTTCGGCGTGTACCAGCGGCGTTCGCGCCAGTGGTTCGTCAATTGCTTCCGTCGCCGCCTGAGCCTGCTCGGGGTTTCCGATGCGGTGCGCGACGACATGCGCGCCTGCTTGCCGGGTTGGCCGGCCGAGCGCATCGAGACCCTGTACAACCGCATCGATATCACCGCCGTGCAGGCCGCCCAGTGCAGTCGTGCGGTTGCCCGCGAGGCCCTGGCCCTGCCGCAGGATGCCTGGGTGATCGGCAATGTCGGCCGCCTGCACCCGGACAAGGATCAGGCCACCCTGATCCGCGCTTTCGCCCAGGCCCTGCCTGCGCTGCCGTCTGGCAGCTTGCTGGCGATCATGGGTAGCGGCAGGTTGGAGGCGGCGCTGCAACGCCTCGCCAGCGAGTTGGGTGTCAGCCAGTCGGTGCGCTTTCTCGGACAGGTAGCGAATGGGCGCAACTACTTCAAGGCCTTCGATGTGTTCGCCCTGAGCTCCGACCACGAGCCGTTCGGCATGGTCCTGCTGGAGGCCATGGCCGCCGGTGTGCCGCTGATTGGTAGCGACTGTGGTGGTGGCCGCGAGGTAGTGGCCGGCTGTGGCCGGCTGTTCCCCCTCGGCGATGCTGCGGCGCTGGCCCAGGCCCTGGTGCTGCAGGCGCAGGAGCCTGCCGACCCGGCATTGCAGCAGCGGATGGCGCAGCGCTTGCTGGAGATGTTTTCCGATGCGGCGGTGCGGCAGTGCTTCTGGGCGCTGCCGCAACTGGCGGAGCTGAGGTCGGCATGA